One part of the Paracoccus sp. MBLB3053 genome encodes these proteins:
- a CDS encoding polysaccharide pyruvyl transferase family protein: protein MKNTEELSHEVLATSGTLDFRSLRYQILTGYPHAGSFGRQDDLDQHLDMLRAEFSGQSALKFAHAALIVAIRRGINLPENFTRFRGIWDEHGDLLLEVLDTRWLVSACETLADHLPDRNEAQIAVLASLFANVVKLYETERVATGAGDPELARLSGRTPIFDGMTGFMIGKGDMVQNLLARIDATLTGDGLPSLIARELVHRALRNDTVFNRFAAYQARNRWSPSRQTVRPETQIRQSHSHPLAIDSAQGYILLNDTGRLGHGFHAGTTFACTALRRGLASRGLIEAGWANDELGFDALVSARAPSLVVLNGEGTLHHGAPRAAELLRCCEKAKARGIPVAIVNSVWQDNPPDFVKSVASANQVYVRETASLAQLPKQLGAMHVPDVSFAAFLEFYRAGQFDEPMHDLCVIDSVVQQASHALQDFAAHEKAPFFVMPGRPLGALRNRAIRDETAFPLLLQAPDLKSARGWVTGRFHGLVAAISAGRPACAIPSNSFKIEAMLRDADMVDECLLPREWIEANPVEKRSAVSRCLDAQATDLFEAKRMRYVSLASERIEEMLDRVATLADPAPSRSALPTLFGGLLSRMRPWKS, encoded by the coding sequence ATGAAGAATACTGAAGAGTTGAGCCATGAGGTCCTGGCTACGTCGGGCACGTTGGATTTCCGGTCCCTGCGCTACCAGATCCTGACCGGGTATCCGCATGCAGGATCATTCGGGCGGCAGGACGATTTAGATCAGCATCTCGACATGCTCAGGGCCGAATTTTCCGGGCAGAGCGCGCTGAAATTCGCACATGCGGCGCTGATCGTCGCCATTCGCCGCGGCATCAATCTTCCCGAGAATTTTACGCGTTTCCGCGGGATCTGGGACGAGCACGGCGATCTGCTTCTGGAGGTTCTTGATACGAGATGGCTGGTTTCAGCTTGCGAAACCCTGGCCGACCATCTTCCCGACAGGAATGAGGCGCAGATCGCCGTTCTGGCAAGTCTCTTCGCGAATGTCGTCAAGCTTTACGAGACCGAGAGAGTGGCGACCGGGGCCGGAGATCCTGAACTGGCGCGGCTAAGCGGGCGCACCCCTATCTTTGATGGCATGACAGGATTCATGATCGGCAAGGGCGACATGGTCCAGAACCTTCTTGCCCGCATCGACGCAACCCTGACCGGAGATGGCCTGCCGAGCCTGATCGCGCGTGAACTGGTACACCGCGCCCTGCGGAACGATACGGTCTTCAACCGCTTCGCAGCTTATCAGGCAAGGAACAGATGGTCGCCGAGCCGGCAAACTGTCAGGCCGGAAACGCAGATCCGGCAATCCCACTCCCACCCGTTGGCCATCGATAGCGCCCAGGGATACATCCTTCTGAACGACACAGGCCGACTGGGGCACGGCTTCCACGCGGGCACGACCTTCGCTTGCACTGCACTGAGGCGTGGGCTCGCAAGCCGCGGCCTGATCGAGGCTGGCTGGGCCAATGACGAGCTCGGCTTCGATGCTCTTGTCTCTGCCCGTGCTCCCAGCCTCGTCGTTCTGAATGGTGAAGGCACGCTTCACCATGGTGCGCCGCGGGCGGCTGAACTGCTGCGTTGCTGCGAAAAGGCGAAAGCACGGGGAATTCCGGTCGCGATCGTCAATTCTGTCTGGCAGGACAACCCGCCCGATTTCGTGAAAAGCGTCGCCTCTGCAAATCAGGTCTATGTGCGGGAAACGGCCTCGCTCGCGCAGTTACCGAAGCAGCTTGGCGCCATGCATGTTCCAGATGTTTCGTTTGCGGCTTTCCTCGAATTTTATCGCGCGGGTCAGTTCGACGAACCGATGCACGACCTCTGCGTCATCGACAGCGTCGTTCAGCAGGCGTCACACGCCTTGCAAGACTTCGCGGCACATGAGAAGGCGCCGTTTTTCGTCATGCCGGGTCGCCCGCTTGGCGCGCTGCGAAATCGGGCCATCCGCGACGAAACCGCGTTCCCCCTGCTCCTCCAAGCACCGGACCTGAAGTCTGCGAGGGGCTGGGTCACGGGCCGATTTCATGGGCTTGTCGCGGCGATTTCCGCAGGGCGCCCGGCCTGTGCGATTCCCTCGAACAGCTTCAAGATCGAAGCCATGCTCAGGGATGCCGATATGGTCGATGAATGTCTGCTGCCAAGGGAATGGATCGAAGCAAATCCGGTCGAAAAGCGCAGCGCCGTTTCCCGGTGCCTAGATGCGCAGGCGACAGATCTATTTGAGGCGAAACGTATGCGATATGTCTCACTCGCCTCGGAGCGGATCGAAGAAATGCTGGATCGTGTCGCGACGCTTGCCGATCCCGCGCCGTCACGGTCGGCCCTTCCCACGCTCTTCGGGGGGCTTCTCAGCCGCATGCGCCCCTGGAAAAGCTGA
- a CDS encoding sulfotransferase family protein, with translation MEKIDVFIHIPKAAGSSIRSLIEANYPPKLRVPCYRKQGVELHGIFEQHRNTRLKDCAVVFGHIPVVVHNYTDRHCNYFTFLRDPVARAISEYKFIKHDLPSHPAHEAFSSGKVSFSAYCAATTTGEFYFSAVSKATQLLAGVDRVKGCDDAMLEKAKRTLMNMGYFGFFHDFVVAVEECAAYLGWNTEGYEMRNVSSVSNTDFLAREGATERDIEVLRNTLRHDIELFDFALSTKEKRRQH, from the coding sequence ATGGAAAAGATCGACGTTTTCATTCACATCCCGAAGGCCGCTGGCAGTTCGATCCGCTCCTTGATCGAAGCGAACTACCCACCCAAGCTTCGTGTTCCCTGCTACCGCAAGCAAGGCGTCGAACTGCATGGCATCTTTGAGCAGCATCGCAATACCCGACTCAAGGATTGCGCGGTCGTGTTCGGCCACATACCGGTTGTGGTTCACAATTATACGGATCGCCACTGCAATTACTTCACCTTCCTTCGGGACCCGGTCGCGCGCGCGATTTCCGAGTACAAATTCATCAAGCACGACCTTCCGTCCCATCCCGCCCACGAAGCGTTCAGCAGCGGGAAGGTGAGCTTCAGTGCCTATTGTGCCGCGACCACCACGGGAGAGTTCTACTTCTCTGCCGTCAGCAAGGCGACACAGCTTCTGGCTGGCGTCGATCGCGTAAAAGGGTGTGACGATGCGATGCTGGAGAAAGCGAAGCGGACGCTGATGAACATGGGCTATTTCGGGTTCTTCCACGATTTCGTCGTCGCTGTCGAAGAATGCGCCGCATACCTCGGCTGGAACACAGAGGGCTATGAGATGCGCAATGTCAGTTCCGTTTCGAACACCGACTTCCTCGCGCGGGAAGGCGCCACGGAACGCGACATCGAGGTGCTACGCAACACGCTGAGGCATGATATAGAGCTGTTCGACTTCGCCCTTTCGACGAAGGAAAAGCGCCGCCAGCATTGA